Proteins encoded within one genomic window of Fusarium musae strain F31 chromosome 4, whole genome shotgun sequence:
- a CDS encoding hypothetical protein (EggNog:ENOG41) encodes MKSAQQSLSRLRAAGPKIHDKEREWAQELVDLIESVVGKWSVTVGLERINANVAIALKELSRNVVVAQRAIEMARTIKSPEEVKFIVASLRATEVAVGNLRDSIAPGLTENQH; translated from the coding sequence ATGAAGTCCGCACAGCAAAGTCTGTCACGTTTACGAGCAGCGGGCCCCAAGATCCACGACAAGGAGAGGGAATGGGCACAAGAGTTGGTTGATTTGATCGAGAGTGTTGTTGGGAAATGGAGTGTCACAGTTGGTCTGGAGCGTATAAATGCAAACGTTGCTATCGCCCTTAAGGAACTCAGCCGCAACGTTGTGGTTGCTCAACGAGCCATAGAGATGGCAAGGACTATCAAATCGCCCGAGGAGGTCAAATTTATTGTCGCATCTCTTCGCGCAACAGAGGTCGCCGTAGGCAACCTCCGCGATTCAATCGCGCCAGGTCTCACGGAGAATCAACACTGA
- a CDS encoding hypothetical protein (BUSCO:EOG09263FKC): protein MKYLPVQDFEAVTSALNFNTPDCSVTGGCDLYTTKSTGSDKKLYKNIDNDLNSQHEALLKLGASLSPPERAHMLATSPSMQLFSHSSAFGPLSELSSRKTFAYLIATLNASHPHYDFSHVLRPNDFKRERNLRRVMVNLDSILQNVRPNFEPKSLGSSLGSETTSIWGPQCWSLIDKEMHLNECTIFSYNPESDPFEEDESAIWASHYFFFNRTLKRVAYLYVRVVPVISSHSPTLRPTNLARNHSNQQDLESAGAQKRANYWLGDQDAELVPYNEDDEEPNDDGLFWNRGENGDLVAYSDEDFDEDIEDMDMLDSSPDRSMSDDVAGRMEI from the exons atgaag TATCTACCAGTACAAGACTTCGAAGCGGTGACAAGCGCGCTGAACTTCAACACACCCGACTGTAGCGTGACAGGCGGGTGCGATCTCTACACGACGAAATCAACAGGTTCCGACAAGAAGCTCTACAAAAACATCGACAACGATCTAAACTCGCAACACGAAGCCCTGCTCAAGCTCGGCGCCAGCCTATCACCACCTGAGCGCGCTCACATGCTTGCTACATCACCGAGCATGCAGCTATTTTCACACTCAAGTGCTTTCGGCCCTTTGTCTGAGCTCTCGAGTCGCAAGACATTTGCATACCTTATCGCGACGCTGAATGCGAGTCACCCACACTACGATTTCTCTCATGTCCTTCGACCCAACGATTTCAAACGCGAGAGAAACCTGCGTCGCGTCATGGTCAACCTCGATTCAATTCTTCAGAACGTAAGACCTAACTTTGAACCCAAATCCCTCGGTTCCTCGCTAGGCAGTGAGACAACCTCGATATGGGGCCCCCAATGCTGGTCATTGATCGACAAGGAAATGCACCTCAACGAGTGTACTATTTTCAGCTATAACCCCGAGAGCGACCCTtttgaggaagacgagagtGCGATCTGGGCTTCACactacttcttcttcaaccgcACCTTGAAAAGAGTGGCATATCTTTACGTCCGCGTTGTGCCAGTTATCTCGTCTCATAGCCCAACTCTCCGACCCACAAATCTGGCCAGGAACCACAGCAACCAACAGGATCTGGAATCAGCTGGTGCGCAGAAACGCGCCAACTACTGGCTTGGTGATCAAGATGCTGAGTTAGTGCCATATAAtgaggacgacgaggagCCTAATGACGACGGTCTTTTCTGGAATCGCGGAGAGAACGGAGATCTGGTTGCCTACTCAGATGAGGACTTCGACGAAGATATCGAGGATATGGATATGCTCGATAGCAGTCCTGACAGGTCCATGAGCGATGATGTCGCGGGTCGTATGGAGATCTAG
- a CDS encoding hypothetical protein (EggNog:ENOG41) — MTRLILSTANVMLAGPSIIRKPGNNRSNLELVNSLRDNIAEAQRDYAIDTQEINGFTNGDTPKGKHTTVDLWTEQEGDALYVPRINWNAAGLQEEASQYEITVKFFVLPGMSVAAREQHVKEALDLVRRELGIQTIDLLIVSFPGISFEGNCEWEADKTNAQQGNLEEELATWKVFEGLHKQGLVKRLAVAEFGSEKLGAFIKRASVRPVIDQINLRNCCDVPPPLKKLAEEEGVELHVHNDCIDILPHGTLRELLSHGPKGAGLLADTGNSGAGLTGEIVPEWVVRYTAFVQDRGVIENKGYFAGAELVAP, encoded by the exons ATGACGAGACTCATTCTATCTACTGC CAATGTCATGCTGGCAGGCCCCTCCATTATCCGCAAACCCGGCAACAACAGATCTAACCTCGAACTCGTCAATTCCCTGCGTGACAACATCGCTGAAGCTCAGCGCGACTATGCGATCGATACGCAAGAAATAAACGGCTTCACGAACGGTGACACGCCCAAAGGCAAGCACACAACCGTCGACCTCTGGACTGAACAAGAAGGCGATGCGCTGTACGTTCCTCGCATTAATTGGAACGCCGCTGGCCTCCAAGAGGAAGCCAGCCAGTATGAGATCACTGTCAAGTTTTTTGTTCTCCCGGGTATGTCAGTAGCTGCTCGGGAACAACACGTTAAAGAGGCTCTGGACTTGGTCCGGAGAGAACTCGGCATTCAGACCATCGACCTCCTGATTGTATCTTTTCCTGGCATTTCGTTTGAAGGAAACTGCGAATGGGAAGCGGATAAGACCAATGCCCAACAGGGCAACCTCGAAGAGGAGCTTGCGACTTGGAAGGTGTTCGAGGGCCTACACAAGCAAGGCCTCGTGAAGCGTCTTGCTGTGGCCGAGTTTGGCAGCGAGAAACTTGGCGCTTTCATCAAGCGTGCGAGTGTCCGGCCCGTCATCGACCAGATCAACCTGCGAAACTGCTGCGATGTCCCACCTCCGCTGAAAAAGCTagccgaggaagaaggcgTGGAATTGCATGTTCACAACGACTGTATCGATATTCTTCCGCACGGCACTCTTCGAGAACTCCTCAGCCACGGGCCCAAGGGCGCAGGTCTCCTTGCTGATACTGGTAACAGCGGCGCTGGTTTGACTGGAGAGATTGTCCCGGAATGGGTAGTGCGATACACGGCATTCGTACAGGATCGAGGCGTCATAGAGAACAAGGGATATTTCGCTGGAGCGGAGCTGGTGGCACCATAG
- the BUD32 gene encoding serine/threonine-protein kinase bud32: MATTTATVTADPAPQAHQFPLPKILEYPASTPPILITQGAEGRLYKTTYLLPDIPCALKYRPPKPWRHPILDQRLTKHRILSEARILAKCRRDGVRVPAVYAVDESAGWLMLEWISGGPVRKSINERLGNRTEGIENDAELKDLMRRIGTAIGNMHKVGIVHGDLTTSNMMLQPPADPQDGNSLHGELVIIDLGLASGSISDEDRAVDLYVLERAFGSTHPRAECLFPEVLEAYGQTFKQAQIVLKKLEDVRMRGRKRSMLG, encoded by the coding sequence ATGGCGACGACTACAGCGACGGTGACGGCCGACCCCGCGCCGCAAGCGCACCAGTTTCCCCTCCCAAAGATCCTCGAATACCCCGCGTCGACCCCGCCAATCCTCATCACCCAAGGTGCCGAGGGTCGCCTCTACAAAACCACTTACCTATTACCCGATATTCCCTGCGCCCTCAAGTATCGCCCTCCCAAGCCCTGGCGTCACCCGATTCTTGATCAGCGGCTCACGAAACACCGGATACTTTCGGAAGCTCGTATTCTTGCAAAGTGTCGCCGCGATGGGGTCCGTGTACCAGCTGTATATGCTGTGGATGAATCTGCTGGGTGGTTGATGCTGGAATGGATATCCGGAGGTCCTGTTCGGAAGAGCATCAATGAGCGGCTCGGAAATAGAACTGAAGGCATAGAGAACGATGCTGAGCTGAAGGACCTCATGCGAAGGATCGGTACTGCTATTGGCAACATGCACAAGGTTGGCATCGTCCATGGTGACTTGACCACTAGCAACATGATGTTGCAACCCCCAGCTGACCCCCAAGATGGCAATTCTTTGCATGGAGAATTGGTAATAATTGATCTGGGTCTGGCGAGTGGGAGTATATCGGACGAAGACCGGGCAGTGGATCTCTACGTTCTGGAGAGAGCATTTGGTAGCACACATCCAAGAGCAGAGTGCCTCTTTCCAGAGGTGCTTGAGGCCTATGGCCAGACCTTCAAACAGGCCCAGATTGTTCTCAAGAAACTAGAAGACGTGCGGATGAGAGGCCGCAAACGAAGCATGCTTGGGtaa
- a CDS encoding hypothetical protein (EggNog:ENOG41): protein MRVPYVSNPPETKSEEHAAIVKRIEERRAPRPLQSLDLALLHSPHVADGWNSFLGAVRTKTSLSDDIRELAISRIAVCNKAWYEWKHHAPLAVKGGVSEAGLEAIKGEELGERPAELSEKQWAVLLYTDEMTRNVQVKDETFDRLRDYFNEQEIVEITATVACYNCVSRFLVALDVGERNGTGPEAISGH from the exons ATGCGTGTTCCTTACGTATCCAACCCTCCTGAGACCAAGTCTGAGGAGCATGCCGCCATTGTAAAGCGTATAGAAGAGCGCCGCGCCCCTCGACCTCTCCAATCTCTGGATTTAGCTCTTCTCCACTCCCCTCACGTTGCTGATGGCTGGAACTCATTCCTTGGCGCTGTTCGCACCAAGACCTCTCTAAGCGACGACATCCGAGAGCTTGCAATTTCACGTATTGCTGTGTGCAACAAGGCCTGGTACGAATGGAAGCACCATGCACCACTAGCTGTCAAGGGTGGTGTGTCTGAGGCTGGActtgaggctatcaagggCGAGGAACTTGGTGAGCGGCCTGCTGAGCTATCAGAGAAGCAATGGGCTGTGCTGTTGTACACGGATGAAATGACGAGGAACGTTCAAGTCAAGGACGAGACCTTTGATCGTCTGCGGGATTATTTCAACGAACAAGAAATTGTGGAAATCACAGCCACG GTTGCATGCTACAACTGTGTAAGCCGTTTCTTGGTTGCACTTGACG TCGGGGAGAGAAATGGTACCGGCCCCGAAGCTATCTCTGGTCATTGA
- the SPT16 gene encoding FACT complex subunit spt16 (BUSCO:EOG09260K4V~MEROPS:MER0026495), whose protein sequence is MAEIKIDSKLFQERISHFVTAWKNDLRSKDGLFNGAQSLIVMMGKVEEIPEFHKNNAIHFWLLGYEFPTTLMLFTLDTLYILTTAKKAKHLEQLKGGRFPIEVLVRGKDAAENEKLFIKLADKIKEAGNKVGTIAKDTSRGPFVDEWKKLFNDQGKDVTQVDISAALSTYAFAVKDESELRAMRTASKACVALMTPYFLDEMSNILDAEKKVKHSALADKVDKKLDDNQFWKTVELPSKGKLPSDLDPAQLDWILGPSIQSGGKYDLRFAGEPNDENLHANIIIAAMGLRYKSYCSTIARTYLVDPNKSQESNYKLLTLIHNTIIKEIRDGMTAKEVYGRAISIIKSKKPDMEKHFLKNVGWGIGLENKDPTLILNAKNQRVLKDGMTLIINTGFQDIENPSPQDKNSKIYALVLTDTIRVTSAEPVVFTAEAPTSADANSFFFKDDEEAEPAPKKEKKDSRVGAVATKNITSTRLRSERTTQVANDDLEKKRREHQKELAARKQREGLARFSESTSGQNGGEVKKFKRFESYKRDNQFPSKIKNLEVVVDIKNNTVVLPIMGRPVPFHINTIKNASKSDEGDWAFLRINFLSPGQGVGRKDDQPFEDASAHFVRSLTFRSSDGERYNEIATQISNMKRDVVKKEQEKKDMEDVVEQDKLVEIRNRRPAVLDNVYIRPAMEGKRVPGKVEIHQNGIRYISPLNAQHRVDILFSNVKHLFFQPCQHELIVIIHIHLKDPIIVGNKKKTKDVQFYREATDIQFDETGNRKRKYRYGDEDEFEAEQEERRRRAELDRLFQGFAQKIAEAGRNEGIEVDMPVRDLGFHGVPFRSNVFVQPTTDCLIQVVEPPFMVITIEEVEIAHLERVQFGLKNFDMVFVFKDFTRPPYHVNTIPVEFLDQVKEWLDSSDIAYTEGPLNLNWPTIMKTVTADTHQFFADGGWSFLQADSDDDDGEGESEQESAFEMDEDEFDEESESSDEGSDFGSNASDDDEDAELDSDEEGEDWDELERKAKKRDRESAMEDEDRGGKKKRKR, encoded by the exons ATGGCCGAGATCAAGATTGAcagcaagctcttccaggAGCGCATCTCCCACTTTGTCACTGCCTGGAAGAATGACCTGCGCTCCAAGGATGGCCTGTTCAACGGCGCTCAGTCCCTCATTGTGATGATGGGCAAAGTTGAAGAGATCCCTGAATTTCACAAGAACAATGCGATTCAC TTCTGGCTTCTTGGATACGAGTTTCCGACGACCCTTATGTTGTTCACCCTGGACACGTTGTACATCCTCACAACAGCAAAGAAAG CCAAGCATCTCGAACAGCTGAAAGGGGGCCGATTTCCAATCGAAGTCCTTGTGCGAGGCAAGGATGCCGCCGAAAACGAGaagctcttcatcaagcttgcCGACAAGATTAAGGAGGCAGGA AACAAGGTCGGCACCATTGCCAAAGACACCTCCCGAGGACCCTTCGTCGATGAGTGgaagaagctcttcaacgaTCAGGGCAAGGATGTGACCCAGGTCGACATTTCCGCCGCCCTTTCTACCTACGCCTTTGCCGTAAAGGACGAGAGCGAACTCCGAGCCATGCGAACCGCCTCCAAGGCTTGTGTTGCCTTGATGACCCCCTACTTCCTTGACGAAATGTCCAACATCCTCGATGCCGAGAAGAAAGTCAAACACTCCGCACTCGCCGACAAGGTCGATAAGAAGCTCGACGACAACCAATTCTGGAAGACAGTCGAGTTGCCTAGCAAGGGCAAACTTCCCTCGGACCTCGATCCCGCTCAGTTGGACTGGATTCTGGGACCTTCGATCCAGAGCGGTGGCAAGTACGATCTTCGATTTGCCGGTGAACCCAACGACGAAAACCTTCACGCGAACATCATCATTGCCGCCATGGGGCTTCGGTACAAGTCTTACTGTTCTACCATCGCCCGAACCTACCTCGTCGACCCCAACAAGTCTCAGGAGAGCAACTATAAGCTTCTTACTCTCATCCACAACACTATCATCAAGGAGATTCGTGATGGTATGACAGCGAAGGAGGTTTATGGCAGGGCCATCAGCATTATAAAGAGCAAGAAGCCAGACATGGAGAAGCATTTCCTAAAGAACGTTGGTTGGGGTATCGGATTAGAGAACAAGGATCCTACTTTGAttctcaacgccaagaacCAGCGGGTTCTGAAGGACGGTAtgactctcatcatcaatactGGATTCCAAGACATCGAGAACCCGTCCCCCCAGGATAAGAACAGCAAGATCTATGCGCTCGTCCTGACCGACACCATACGAGTCACTTCGGCAGAGCCCGTGGTGTTCACGGCTGAGGCCCCAACAAGCGCCGATGCTAACTCGTTTTtcttcaaggatgatgaagaagcagagcctGCCcctaagaaggagaagaaggactcgCGAGTTGGCGCCGTTGCGACCAAGAATATCACAAGCACAAGACTTCGCTCAGAACGCACAACCCAAGTCGCTAACGAcgaccttgagaagaagcgacGGGAGCATCAGAAGGAACTTGCAGCGAGAAAGCAAAGGGAGGGTCTCGCCAGGTTTTCAGAATCCACGAGTGGCCAGAACGGTggcgaggtcaagaagttcaAGCGTTTCGAGTCTTACAAGAGAGACAATCAGTTTCccagcaagatcaagaacctcgaggttgtcgtcgatatcaagaacaacacaGTCGTTTTACCCATCATGGGCCGCCCTGTTCCTTTCCACATCAACACTATCAAGAACGCGAGTAAAAGCGACGAGGGTGACTGGGCATTCTTGCGTATCAATTTCCTATCCCCTGGCCAGGGTGTAGGCCGAAAGGATGACCAGCCCTTCGAAGATGCATCGGCGCACTTCGTTCGAAGTTTGACCTTCCGATCGTCTGATGGTGAGAGATACAATGAAATAGCGACTCAGATCTCCAACATGAAGCGCGATGTGGTTAAGAAGGAGCAGGAAAAGAAGGACATGGAGGATGTCGTCGAGCAGGACAAACTCGTCGAGATAAGGA ACCGACGACCGGCTGTGCTGGACAACGTTTACATCCGTCCAGCCATGGAAGGCAAGAGGGTACCAGGCAAGGTCGAGATTCACCAGAACGGTATACGATATATCTCGCCCCTCAACGCACAGCACCGAGTGGATATACTGTTTTCCAACGTCAAGCACCTGTTTTTTCAACCTTGTCAGCACGAGTTGATTGTCATCATTCACATTCATCTCAAGGACCCGATCATTGTtggcaacaagaagaagacgaaggatGTTCAGTTCTACCGAGAAGCCACAGACATTCAGTTCGATGAGACGGGTAACCGCAAGCGAAAGTACCGTTAtggtgacgaggatgagttCGAGGCAGAACAAGAGGAACGACGTCGCAGAGCCGAGTTGGATCGACTGTTCCAAGGCTTTGCTCAGAAGATTGCCGAGGCTGGCCGCAACGAAGGCATCGAGGTCGACATGCCTGTTCGTGACCTTGGTTTCCATGGTGTGCCATTCCGAAGCAATGTCTTTGTGCAACCTACCACGGACTGCCTCATTCAGGTTGTCGAGCCTCCTTTTATGGTCATTACCattgaggaagttgagattGCCCACCTGGAACGTGTTCAGTTCGGCCTGAAGAACTTTGATATGGTCTTTGTCTTCAAGGATTTTACACGGCCCCCTTACCACGTCAACACCATCCCCGTCGAGTTCCTTGACCAGGTCAAGGAATGGCTCGACTCCTCGGATATCGCCTACACAGAAGGTCCTCTTAACCTCAACTGGCCAACTATCATGAAGACAGTCACTGCAGACACCCACCAGTTCTTTGCTGATGGTGGTTGGTCTTTCTTGCAAGCTGActctgacgatgatgatggcgagggtGAGTCTGAGCAAGAATCGGCCTTTGAGATGGACGAGGACGAATTCGATGAGGAGTCTGAATCAAGTGACGAAGGATCCGATTTTGGCAGCAATGCAAgcgatgacgacgaagatgcaGAGCTCGACAGTGACGAAGAGGGTGAGGATTGGGATGAGCTCGAgcgcaaggccaagaagcgcGATCGTGAGAGTGccatggaagatgaagaccgaggaggcaagaagaagcgcaagcgcTAA
- a CDS encoding hypothetical protein (EggNog:ENOG41) gives MADEQPRGIDHTDSIDSNDGPKQPDKKKSRRPANTAFRQQRLKAWQPILTPKTVLPLFFAIGIIFAPIGGALLYASAQVQEIRLDYTDCIEKAPTLKDGGGFRGMPGSAVSTAFKSSNTSVNAQWAKEDNVTVKLDNGVSVSNPRCHLKFTIPEEMGPPVLFYYHLTNFYQNHRRYVLSFDTDQLKGHKRSYSDIKNSDCTPLYGEGSKPYYPCGLIANSMFNDTFSSPVLSNPPKASSNDTWVYHMQNNTGISWDSDKDLYGKTSYNYTDIVPPPNWHDRYPNGYTKDTPPPNLKEWEAFQVWMRTAGLPTFSKLYQRNDTQAMWSGTYDLVIDYRFPTLKYKGTKSVIISTRTVIGGRNPFLGIAYVVVGGVCIVLGTVFTVTHLIRPRKLGDHTYLSWNNAPGAKSGPSTAAASGRELRPGEA, from the exons ATGGCCGACGAGCAGCCTCGTGGCATCGACCACACTGATTCCATCGATTCAAATGATGGCCCGAAGCAGccggacaagaagaagagccgtCGCCCTGCGA ATACTGCCTTTCGACAACAGCGTCTAAAGGCCTGGCA GCCCATCCTCACACCAAAGACCGTCCTGcctctcttcttcgccatcgGCATTATATTCGCTCCCATCGGCGGTGCTCTTCTATACGCGAGCGCTCAG GTCCAAGAAATCCGACTTGACTACACCGATTGCATTGAAAAAGCTCCCACCCTCAAGGACGGCGGCGGCTTCAGGGGAATGCCCGGCAGTGCTGTCAGCACCGCGTTCAAGAGTTCCAACACTTCAGTGAATGCACAGTGGGCCAAGGAGGACAACGTCACCGTTAAGCTCGACAACGGCGTCAGCGTCTCGAACCCTCGATGCCATCTCAAGTTCACCATTCCAGAGGAGATGGGCCCGCCTGTTCTCTTCTACTACCACCTCACCAACTTCTACCAGAACCATCGCCGATATGTCCTCTCCTTCGATACCGACCAGCTCAAGGGCCACAAGCGATCTTACAGCGACATTAAGAACTCGGACTGTACTCCCCTGTATGGTGAGGGCAGCAAGCCTTACTATCCCTGTGGATTGATCGCCAACTCCATGTTCAACGATACCTTCTCCAGCCCCGTGCTCTCGAACCCTCCCAAGGCCAGCAGCAATGATACGTGGGTATACCATATGCAAAACAACACGGGCATCTCGTGGGACAGTGACAAAGATCTCTACGGCAAAACCTCGTACAACTACACTGACATAGTCCCCCCTCCTAACTGGCACGATCGCTACCCCAATGGATACACTAAGGACACGCCTCCTCCTAATCTCAAGGAATGGGAGGCTTTCCAGGTCTGGATGCGGACGGCTGGTCTTCCTACTTTCAGCAAACTGTACCAGCGTAACGACACTCAGGCTATGTGGTCTGGAACCTATGATCTGGTGATTGACTACC GCTTCCCGACTCTCAAGTACAAGGGCACCAAGTCCGTCATCATTTCTACTCGAACCGTTATTGGAGGACGCAATCCTTTCCTTGGCATTGCCTACGTTGTTGTCGGCGGTGTTTGTATTGTTCTCGGCACCGTGTTTACAGTTACTCATCTCATCCGCCCCAG AAAACTTGGAGATCACACTTATCTCTCGTGGAATAATGCCCCTGGTGCAAAGTCTGGTCCTAGCACTGCCGCCGCTTCGGGTCGCGAACTCCGTCCTGGCGAAGCTTAG